A section of the Macaca thibetana thibetana isolate TM-01 chromosome 10, ASM2454274v1, whole genome shotgun sequence genome encodes:
- the IL17REL gene encoding putative interleukin-17 receptor E-like, whose translation MLAGQALAFLGLTWGTFQSLAIPRITECGLSCSQGFTCRSHRNRNIFNSFCRPRPVSMSRSVLEALTSYTAMQCIPSDGCSLFLRVRASITLHEHLRGLEACTVSLDTQETQCQSVWVARASHRQQVGQQLQVYFGCFAVSVAQHLYVTLRTIPHFCGVQLDQKHLVEDCGEEDVGRNVPDCLAGKLSYWVDRRRKAILVQVPRASGSPDYYVRLCHKRFICEDVGAPVQVTANNVSRVVSLPYSQELPCLCLEGWSATPDAVRTQICPFENDTEALEVLWDTVYYHPGSQTLSWEPTCPVSGHVSLCWRPGPGAGCRKLQRSSQLVHRRVQYPLVDTQPQLCLKFSTSWGSWLRCPFEQRRFPTWKMTIQPSPMKGHLRATFFSSSPAHFQVHLCHRRKSQLPACQPALRASPLPPASGDPAAAPAFAFLDLPREEACAPGICIQGWRTDVHFSVPQQLCNLHSSGCPALRGHRRLRTRPRHSRPPTVGWVWRALNRRLGGGDGETTQP comes from the exons GGAACATTTTTAACAGCTTCTGCCGGCCACGCCCTGTGTCCATGTCCAGGTCAGTCCTGGAGGCCCTGACGTCCTACACTGCCATGCAATGTATCCCCTCTGACGGCTGCTCATTGTTCCTGCGTGTACGCGCCTCCATCACCCTGCATG AGCACCTGCGGGGCCTGGAGGCCTGCACCGTGAGCCTGGACACCCAGGAGACGCAGTGTCAGAGCGTGTGGGTGGCCAGGGCCTCCCACCGGCAGCAGGTGGGGCAGCAG CTCCAGGTGTACTTTGGCTGCTTTGCGGTGAGCGTGGCCCAGCACCTCTATGTCACCCTGAGGACCATCCCTCATTTCTGCGGGGTCCAGCTGGATCAGAAGCACCTCGTGGAAG ACTGCGGAGAGGAGGACGTGGGGAGGAACGTGCCTGACTGCCTCG CCGGGAAGCTCAGCTACTGGGTGGACCGGAGGCGCAAGGCGATTCTGGTGCAGGTGCCCAGGGCCTCTGGGAGCCCCGACTACTACGTGCGGCTCTGCCACAAGCGGTTCATCTGCGAGGACGTGGGCGCCCCGGTGCAA GTGACCGCCAACAACGTCTCCCGGGTCGTCTCCCTGCCCTACAGCCAGGAACTGCCGTGCCTGTGCCTGGAG GGCTGGTCTGCGACCCCTGATGCGGTGCGGACCCAGATCTGCCCCTTTGAAAATG ACACTGAGGCACTGGAGGTGCTGTGGGACACGGTCTACTACCACCCAGGGAGCCAGACACTGAGCTGGGAGCCCACCTGCCCTGTGAGTGGCCATGTGAGCCTGTGCTGGCGCCCGGGGCCCGGGGCCGGCTGTCGTAAGCTGCAGCGATCCAGCCAGCTGGTGCATCGAAGA GTGCAGTACCCGCTGGTGGACACCCAACCCCAGCTCTGCCTGAAG TTCTCCACCAGTTGGGGGTCCTGGCTGAGGTGCCCTTTTGAACAGCGTCGCTTCCCAA CCTGGAAAATGACCATCCAGCCTTCGCCCATGAAGGGCCACCTCCGGGCCACTTTCTTCTCGTCCAGCCCCGCCCACTTCCAGGTGCACCTGTGTCACAGGAGGAAGTCACAGCTCCCTGCCTGCCAACCCGCACTCCGGGCCAGCCCGctccctccagcctca GGTGACCCCGCAGCCGCCCCTGCCTTTGCCTTCCTGGACCTTCCCAGGGAGGAGGCCTGTGCCCCAGGCATCTGCATCCAG GGCTGGAGGACCGATGTACACTTCTCCGTCCCCCAGcagctctgcaacctccactccagCGGGTGCCCAGCTCTCAGGGGCCACAGGAGGCTGAGGACTAGACCCAGGCACTCCCGGCCTCCCACAGTGGGCTGGGTATGGCGTGCACTGAACAGAAGACTGGGTGGGGGAGACGGGGAGACCACCCAGCCCTGA